Proteins encoded in a region of the Mycolicibacterium chitae genome:
- the gcvP gene encoding aminomethyl-transferring glycine dehydrogenase has protein sequence MTEQTNPQSPEFVDRHIGPDRDELATMLAVIGVDSLDALAAKALPANILDALGADGIAPGLRELPAAASEHEALAELQALAEQNTVAVSMIGQGYYDTLTPPVLLRNIMENPAWYTAYTPYQPEISQGRLEALLNFQTMVADLTGLELANSSMLDEGTAAAEAMTLMHRATKSKANQLAVDADLFGQTAAILATRARPLGIEIVTADLTQGLPEGDFFGVIVQLPGASGRIVDHSALIAQAHERGALVAVGADLLALTMIAAPGDLGADVAFGTTQRFGVPMGFGGPHAGYLAVHGKHARQLPGRLVGVSLDADGAPAYRLALQTREQHIRRDKATSNICTAQVLLAVMAAMYASYHGAEGLTAIARRVHGHAEAIAAALGSAVVHDKFFDTVLARVPGRADAVVAAAKADGINLWRVDADHVSVSCDEATTDAHVAAVLAAFGVDPAPAPQPVQIADRTSEFLTHPAFTTHRTETAMMRYLRALSDKDLALDRTMIPLGSCTMKLNAAAEMESITWPEFARQHPFAPTSDAPGLRRVVADLEAWLAGITGYDAVSLQPNAGSQGEYAGLLAIAEYHAGRGEGHRDVCLIPSSAHGTNAASAALAGMRVVVVSCRDNGDVDLDDLRAKVAQHAEKLSTLMITYPSTHGVYEHDIAEICAAVHDAGGQVYVDGANLNALVGLARPGRFGGDVSHLNLHKTFCIPHGGGGPGVGPVAVREHLAPFLPGHPLSEELGWQLPGGAPVSSAPFGSASILPITWAYIRMMGATGLRSATLTAIASANYVARRLDEYYPVLYTGENGMVAHECILDLRPLTKATGVTVDDVAKRLADYGFHAPTMSFPVAGTLMVEPTESESLAEVDAFCEAMIAIRAEIDKVGSGQWPADDNPLRAAPHTAECLLVDEWTHPYTREEAAYPLGKAFRPKVWPPVRRIDGAYGDRNLMCSCPPIEAFA, from the coding sequence GGCCGCCAAGGCGCTGCCCGCCAACATCCTCGACGCGCTGGGCGCCGACGGGATCGCACCCGGTCTGCGCGAGCTGCCCGCGGCGGCCTCCGAACACGAGGCGCTGGCCGAGCTGCAGGCGCTGGCCGAGCAGAACACCGTCGCCGTGTCGATGATCGGCCAGGGCTACTACGACACCCTGACCCCGCCGGTGCTGCTGCGCAACATCATGGAGAACCCGGCCTGGTACACCGCGTACACGCCGTACCAGCCCGAGATCAGCCAGGGCCGGCTCGAGGCGCTGCTGAACTTCCAGACCATGGTCGCCGACCTGACCGGGCTCGAACTGGCCAACTCGTCGATGCTCGACGAGGGCACCGCCGCCGCCGAGGCGATGACGCTGATGCACCGCGCGACCAAGAGCAAGGCGAATCAGCTGGCCGTCGACGCCGACCTGTTCGGCCAGACCGCGGCGATCCTGGCGACCCGGGCCCGCCCGCTGGGCATCGAGATCGTCACCGCCGACCTGACCCAGGGGCTGCCCGAGGGCGACTTCTTCGGCGTCATCGTGCAACTGCCGGGGGCCAGCGGCCGGATCGTCGACCACTCCGCGCTGATCGCGCAGGCCCACGAGCGCGGCGCGCTGGTGGCCGTCGGCGCGGATCTGCTGGCGCTGACGATGATCGCCGCGCCCGGGGACCTCGGCGCCGACGTCGCCTTCGGTACCACCCAACGCTTCGGTGTGCCAATGGGATTCGGCGGGCCGCACGCCGGCTACCTGGCCGTGCACGGCAAGCACGCCCGCCAGCTGCCCGGGCGGCTGGTCGGGGTGTCCCTGGACGCCGACGGCGCCCCGGCCTACCGGCTGGCGCTGCAGACCCGCGAGCAGCACATCCGCCGCGACAAGGCGACCTCGAACATCTGCACCGCCCAGGTGCTCCTCGCGGTGATGGCCGCGATGTACGCCAGCTACCACGGCGCCGAGGGGTTGACCGCCATCGCTCGCCGCGTGCACGGCCACGCCGAGGCGATCGCCGCCGCGCTCGGGTCGGCCGTGGTGCACGACAAGTTCTTCGACACCGTGCTGGCCCGGGTGCCCGGCCGCGCCGACGCCGTCGTCGCCGCCGCCAAGGCCGACGGCATCAACCTGTGGCGCGTCGATGCCGACCACGTGTCGGTGTCCTGCGACGAGGCCACCACCGACGCGCACGTCGCCGCGGTGCTCGCGGCGTTCGGTGTCGACCCCGCCCCGGCCCCGCAGCCGGTCCAGATCGCCGACCGCACCTCGGAGTTCCTGACCCACCCGGCGTTCACCACGCACCGCACCGAGACCGCGATGATGCGCTATCTGCGCGCGCTGTCCGACAAGGACCTGGCGCTGGATCGCACCATGATCCCGCTGGGCTCGTGCACGATGAAGCTCAACGCGGCCGCCGAGATGGAGTCGATCACCTGGCCGGAGTTCGCCCGCCAGCACCCGTTCGCCCCCACCTCCGACGCGCCCGGGCTCCGCCGGGTGGTCGCCGACCTGGAGGCCTGGCTGGCCGGGATCACCGGCTACGACGCGGTCTCGCTGCAACCCAACGCGGGCTCCCAGGGTGAGTACGCCGGCCTGCTGGCGATCGCCGAGTACCACGCCGGCCGCGGCGAGGGCCACCGCGACGTGTGCCTGATCCCGTCGAGCGCGCACGGCACCAACGCGGCCTCCGCGGCGCTGGCCGGCATGCGCGTGGTCGTGGTGTCCTGCCGCGACAACGGCGACGTGGACCTCGACGACCTGCGCGCCAAGGTCGCCCAGCACGCCGAGAAGCTGTCGACGCTGATGATCACCTACCCGTCCACGCACGGCGTCTACGAGCACGACATCGCCGAGATCTGCGCGGCCGTGCACGACGCCGGCGGTCAGGTCTATGTCGACGGGGCCAACCTGAACGCGCTGGTCGGGCTCGCCCGCCCGGGCCGGTTCGGTGGCGACGTGAGCCACCTCAACCTGCACAAGACCTTCTGCATCCCGCACGGCGGCGGCGGACCGGGGGTGGGGCCGGTGGCGGTGCGCGAACACCTGGCGCCGTTCCTGCCGGGCCACCCGCTGTCCGAGGAGTTGGGCTGGCAGCTGCCCGGCGGCGCGCCGGTGTCCTCGGCCCCGTTCGGTTCGGCCTCGATCCTGCCGATCACCTGGGCCTACATCCGGATGATGGGGGCGACCGGGCTGCGGTCGGCGACCCTGACCGCGATCGCCTCGGCGAACTACGTCGCGCGCCGGCTCGACGAGTACTACCCGGTGCTCTACACCGGGGAGAACGGCATGGTCGCCCACGAGTGCATCCTCGATCTGCGCCCGCTCACCAAGGCCACCGGCGTCACGGTGGACGACGTGGCAAAGCGGTTGGCGGACTACGGATTCCACGCGCCCACCATGAGCTTCCCGGTGGCCGGCACCCTGATGGTGGAGCCCACCGAGAGCGAGAGCCTGGCCGAGGTCGACGCGTTCTGCGAGGCGATGATCGCCATCCGCGCCGAGATCGACAAGGTGGGCTCCGGGCAGTGGCCGGCCGACGACAACCCGTTGCGCGCCGCGCCGCACACCGCCGAGTGCCTGCTGGTCGACGAGTGGACGCACCCGTACACCCGGGAGGAGGCCGCCTACCCGCTGGGCAAGGCCTTCCGGCCCAAGGTGTGGCCGCCGGTGCGCCGGATCGACGGGGCCTACGGCGACCGCAACCTGATGTGCTCGTGCCCGCCGATCGAGGCGTTCGCCTAG